A DNA window from Camelina sativa cultivar DH55 chromosome 13, Cs, whole genome shotgun sequence contains the following coding sequences:
- the LOC104736933 gene encoding RING-H2 finger protein ATL39, which produces MSYFKRNEGTIFFAFASIGFIAFYCINYFIRRCRDRSASAGNTSEEAGMSPRRPPRGLDPEAIDSCPSFVYKEARGIEPGIGELECVVCLNEFKDDETLRLVPPCVHVFHADCVDIWLSHSSTCPICRADVVP; this is translated from the coding sequence ATGTCATACTTCAAAAGAAACGAAGGCACAATTTTTTTCGCGTTCGCGAGCATCGGTTTCATAGCGTTTTATTGCATCAATTACTTCATCCGACGATGTAGAGACCGGTCTGCCTCAGCCGGGAACACGTCGGAGGAAGCTGGAATGAGTCCGAGGAGACCACCGCGAGGGCTTGACCCTGAGGCCATTGACTCGTGTCCTTCATTTGTTTACAAGGAAGCTAGAGGGATTGAGCCAGGTATAGGCGAGCTAGAATGCGTAGTGTGTTTGAATGAATTCAAAGACGACGAAACGCTGCGTTTGGTACCACCTTGTGTACATGTCTTTCATGCTGACTGTGTAGACATCTGGCTTTCTCATAGCTCCACCTGCCCTATCTGTCGTGCTGATGTGGTTCCCTAA
- the LOC104736934 gene encoding putative RING-H2 finger protein ATL37 — protein sequence MDVETGNAQRGVQEHPNERNFTGNSVAWNNNANYGIPRSRSTGLPSSWQIPEIFFPRSYSTGHSLVQLGENLDRFKLLLPEEVHRQLVSLKLIRRSHMALPQAMSSRQGYRSGNERSGSSLFLFSTLGTKAPRSTHDRNDKVRETSEGKNNNFGERSFQRLMPENVYFSPFKSSISVLD from the coding sequence ATGGATGTTGAAACGGGAAATGCACAAAGAGGTGTTCAAGAACACCCCAATGAGAGAAATTTCACAGGTAATAGTGTGGCATGGAATAATAATGCAAATTATGGAATACCTCGATCGAGATCTACCGGGTTACCGTCAAGCTGGCAGATTCCTGAGATATTCTTTCCTCGATCTTATTCAACCGGACATTCATTGGTACAACTAGGTGAGAATCTAGACCGATTCAAACTGCTGTTACCAGAGGAGGTGCATAGACAATTGGTTAGCTTGAAACTGATAAGGAGAAGCCACATGGCGTTACCTCAAGCCATGAGTTCGAGACAGGGCTACCGGAGCGGGAACGAGAGAAGCggttcctctctctttctcttttcaaccCTTGGGACAAAGGCTCCACGGTCTACACATGACAGGAATGATAAAGTCCGAGAGACTTCTGAAGGTAAGAACAACAACTTCGGTGAAAGGTCATTTCAACGCCTCATGCCAGAGAATGTATATTTTTCCCCCTTCAAAAGTTCCATCTCCGTTCTTGACTAG
- the LOC104736935 gene encoding putative RING-H2 finger protein ATL37 — MTIIQQFIACTIFQIFFFPCLHCQKDWESTYGDKKNNFSTLAMVGIVFLGMFVTILLACCSFFAFFAYHYRRLIAEEGHEVLNNGTTTTGVEKEIIESFPSFLYSEVKRLKIGKGGVECAICLKEFEDEETLRWMPPCSHTFHSSCIDVWLSSQTTCPVCRANLCMKPAESFPYLSMDLERGNGRRGVVESLKEISLTDSSVTWNNNENDRTTRSRSTGFLSSSGMAHEILYPRSHSTGHSSVQLGKDLNRFTLQLPEEVQRQIFSLNLIRRSHMALPQAMSSRQGYRSGCVVSERNGFSQGKQTLRQAISKSLSFSFQADHVPSTIGWDDLLVETSQVKDKDLGEQSFQRLMPENV, encoded by the coding sequence ATGACTATCATCCAACAGTTCATAGCATGTACTATATTTCAGATCTTCTTTTTCCCCTGTTTGCATTGCCAGAAAGATTGGGAATCCACATACGGCGATAAAAAGAACAATTTCTCGACGTTAGCAATGGTTGGAATAGTCTTTCTTGGGATGTTTGTCACCATTTTACTCGCTTGTTGCTCGTTCTTTGCATTTTTTGCATACCATTATCGTAGATTGATTGCAGAGGAAGGCCATGAAGTATTAAACAACGGAACAACAACCACTGGTGTCGAGAAAGAAATCATCGAGTCATTTCCTTCTTTCCTCTATTCAGAGGTCAAAAGGCTCAAGATAGGAAAAGGTGGAGTGGAATGTGCAATTTGTCTAAAGGAGTTTGAAGATGAGGAAACACTACGTTGGATGCCTCCTTGTAGTCACACTTTCCATTCTAGTTGCATCGACGTATGGCTCTCTTCTCAGACAACATGTCCCGTCTGCCGTGCCAATCTATGTATGAAACCCGCCGAGAGCTTTCCATATTTAAGCATGGATCTTGAAAGAGGAAACGGGCGGAGAGGTGTTGTAGAATCCCTGAAAGAGATAAGCTTGACAGATAGTAGTGTGACATGGAACAACAATGAAAATGATAGAACAACTAGATCAAGATCTACAGGGTTTTTGTCGAGCTCGGGCATGGCTCATGAGATATTATACCCGAGATCTCATTCGACCGGACATTCATCCGTTCAACTAGGTAAGGATCTAAACCGATTCACTCTGCAGTTACCGGAGGAGGTGCAAAGACAAATTTTTAGCTTGAATCTGATAAGGAGAAGCCACATGGCTTTACCTCAAGCGATGAGTTCGAGACAGGGCTACAGGAGCGGGTGTGTTGTGAGTGAGAGAAACGGTTTCTCTCAAGGAAAACAAACACTTCGGCAAGCTATATctaagtctctctctttctcttttcaagCAGATCATGTTCCGTCCACAATTGGTTGGGATGATCTATTAGTAGAGACTTCCCAAGTCAAAGACAAAGATTTAGGTGAACAGTCGTTCCAACGCCTCATGCCAGAGAATGTATAA